The nucleotide window AGAATATTGGTTATATACTCCAAAGAACCTGTGGTTTACAAAGAGGAAGATGACGGGGTTGAAATTTTCTATTCAAAAAAATGGAGAAGTTGTAAAGATAATAATAAAAAAGGATGATAAGCACCACATTATCTACTTCTGATTACCTTGTTATAGAAGGAGGAAAGCCTTTAAAGGGAAAGGTAAGTATCTCTGGTTCAAAAAACGCCTCACTTCCTATAATTATGGCAAGCATACTAACTAAGGAAACTTGCGAAATAGAAAATGTACCTGACCTTCTTGACACAAGAACAGCCTTTGAACTCCTTCAATACTTAGGTGCTGGAGTTGAGTTTGGAAAAGGACGGGTAAACATATATCCGAGCTCCATAAACATTTACACTGCACCAGACGAAGTGGTAAGGCGTATGAGAGCTTCTGTCCTTGTAATGGGTCCCCTGCTTGCAAGGTTCGGAAGGGCGGTGGTTTCCATGCCAGGGGGTTGTTCTATCGGGATAAGGTCCATAGACCAACATCTTAAGGTGTTTGAGAAAGCTGGTGCTGATATAAGGGTTAGGCATGGTTATGTAGATATGGAGTTAAAAAGGCTAAACCCTGTAGAGTATACCTTTGAAGTTATAACTGTAACGGGGACTGAAAATGCCCTTATGCTTCTTAGTAGCTGTGAAAAGAAAAGTATTTTGAGGAATATAGCCTTAGAGCCAGAGGTTATGGACCTTGTAGAAGTGCTTAGAAAAATGGGTGCGGAGATATATATAGAAGACAGAACCGCTATAATAAGAGGGAGTAGAGAGCTTAAGGGATTTAGCCATAGAGTTATTCCGGATAGAATAGAAGCTGGGACTTTTATGGTAGCTGGCTTTTTAACAGGTGGTGATATTGTGCTTGAAGACTTAAGGATAGAGCATTTAGGTAGTGTCATAGAAAAGCTAAAAGAAGCGGGTGCCAAAGTTGACATTCTAAGCCTTAACAGTCTTAGAGTGAGAGGAGGTGATAGTATTAAGCCTCTTTGTATATCCACTGCGGAGTATCCTGGTTTTCCCACAGATATGCAGGCTCAATTTATGGTGCTTTGCTGTCTTGCGGACGGGGTTTCAGAGATAAGGGAGAATATCTTTGAAAACCGTTTTCAACACGTAGCAGAACTTCAAAGAATGGGTGCGGACATACGTGTGAGAGGTAGAACTGCAATTATAAGAGGGGTTAAAAAGCTATACGGTGCGGAAGTATACTCTACCGACTTAAGAGCATCCGCCAGTCTTGTATTAGCAGGGCTTGTAGCGGAAGGGACCACAGTGGTAAAAGACATATACCATCTTGATAGGGGATATGAAAGGCTTGAGGAAAAATTCAAGAGTTTGGGGGCTGTCATAGAAAGACAGCCCCGAAGAAAATTTTAGGTTATTTCTATCTTCCTCTCCTTTGCACCTTCAGCCTTTGGTATTCTTATTTCAAGCACGCCGTCCTTGAACTCCGCTTTTGCGGACTCTACCTTTACATCTGTAGGTAGAGGCAAAACTCTCTCAAACCTTCCGTATACCCTCTCAACTCTGTGGTATGCTTCCGTCTTTTCTTCTCTTTCCTCCTTCTTTTCTCCTCTTATATAGAGAGCATTGTCTCTGATGGACACCTCAACGTTTTCCTTCTTTACACCCGGAAGCTCCGCCTTTACCACCAACTCCTGGTCTGTTTCATACACATCCACTACAGGTGCGAAAACCCTTTCACCTTCTTCCCTTGGCACAAGCTCTTCAAGAAGTCTGTCAAACTCCCTCCTTATGCGTTCAATCTCTGCAAATGGGTTCCAAACCATAAGACCTCTTCTCATGGCAACCACCTCCTTTAGGGTTTTGATATAAATTTATTTTAGTCCTCCATTATAAAATGTCAAGGGATATATGCGCGCCTATAACCCCCTGACTACCTAAAAAGTGTGTGATGATATAATTTTATA belongs to Aquificaceae bacterium and includes:
- the murA gene encoding UDP-N-acetylglucosamine 1-carboxyvinyltransferase, translated to MISTTLSTSDYLVIEGGKPLKGKVSISGSKNASLPIIMASILTKETCEIENVPDLLDTRTAFELLQYLGAGVEFGKGRVNIYPSSINIYTAPDEVVRRMRASVLVMGPLLARFGRAVVSMPGGCSIGIRSIDQHLKVFEKAGADIRVRHGYVDMELKRLNPVEYTFEVITVTGTENALMLLSSCEKKSILRNIALEPEVMDLVEVLRKMGAEIYIEDRTAIIRGSRELKGFSHRVIPDRIEAGTFMVAGFLTGGDIVLEDLRIEHLGSVIEKLKEAGAKVDILSLNSLRVRGGDSIKPLCISTAEYPGFPTDMQAQFMVLCCLADGVSEIRENIFENRFQHVAELQRMGADIRVRGRTAIIRGVKKLYGAEVYSTDLRASASLVLAGLVAEGTTVVKDIYHLDRGYERLEEKFKSLGAVIERQPRRKF
- a CDS encoding Hsp20/alpha crystallin family protein, coding for MRRGLMVWNPFAEIERIRREFDRLLEELVPREEGERVFAPVVDVYETDQELVVKAELPGVKKENVEVSIRDNALYIRGEKKEEREEKTEAYHRVERVYGRFERVLPLPTDVKVESAKAEFKDGVLEIRIPKAEGAKERKIEIT